The following proteins come from a genomic window of Trifolium pratense cultivar HEN17-A07 linkage group LG4, ARS_RC_1.1, whole genome shotgun sequence:
- the LOC123881659 gene encoding BEL1-like homeodomain protein 2 yields MGIATTQSSIPSTFSNSSNTYQYHNSSFNSILQKSQNSTNSMSQDYHHHHQQGIFNFSNGFERSNTPLETNNSPNHQQQQIQRDKVRLHGFDSQQQQQPPPQPSLIGGIEEEQEALPVYETTGMLSEMFNFPHGASSAAELLEQQQQQQQQLASTRTPPPPHGITNSNDWYGNRQSILTDSKNHNNNRDSSSSNSSIFHHHQMSNINAESAAAMQLFLMNPQTTRSPSPPPSTNSSTLHMLLPNPSTTNLQGFNSGTTGGSFGQFTWGQEGAGGGATTSHHHHHHHQLNNNQPEIASVVEGQGLSLSLSSSLQQQQHHSDELRMGDPAGFLYYNQGGAGGVGTSYKNIGGVHHHLQGTGLGQINHIHHGHVGFGSSSSPSSLGVVNVLRNSKYVKAAQELLEEFCSVGRGQFKKNKFSRQLSNPNSNQGGGGGGGGGSVGGASSSSSKDVSPLSPADRIEHQRRKVKLLTMLDEVDRRYSHYCEQMQMVVNSFDLVMGYGAAVPYTALAQKAMSRHFRCLKDAITAQLKHSCELLGEKDGVGTSGLTKGETPRLKLLEQSLRQQRAFHQMGMMEQEAWRPQRGLPERSVNILRAWLFEHFLHPYPSDADKHLLARQTGLSRNQVSNWFINARVRLWKPMVEDMYQQELKEAEASSERDEEDHQENNNKNHQTSTSNNNITSGHISTTTNIAQTPTPPSTTTTTQPTSNNKRSNNNIITINANENDPSLTPIINSNRQLPFSENQSATQKTTVSEVAPPISDSMNIDDTCRHGSFVTGEYGSTSADTLIRFGTTTSGDVSLTLGLRHAGNLPDKTSPPFSLTDFGGI; encoded by the exons ATGGGAATAGCAACAACACAATCATCAATTCCTTCAACTTTCTCAAATTCATCAAACACTTACCAATATCATAATTCTTCCTTTAATTCAATCTTACAAAAGTCTCAAAATTCAACCAATTCTATGTCACAAgattatcaccaccaccaccagcaAGGAATTTTCAACTTCTCGAACGGATTCGAGAGGTCGAACACTCCATTAGAAACCAACAATTCACCaaaccaccaacaacaacaaattcaAAGAGACAAAGTCAGACTACATGGCTTCGactcacaacaacaacaacaaccaccaccacaacCGTCTTTAATCGGCGGTatagaagaagaacaagaagctcTCCCGGTTTATGAAACAACCGGAATGTTGTCTGAGATGTTCAATTTCCCTCACGGCGCCTCTTCTGCAGCTGAATTATTAGAgcaacaacaacagcagcaacaacaactgGCATCCACACGAACACCACCACCGCCACATGGAATAACCAATTCCAATGACTGGTACGGTAACAGACAATCAATTTTAACAGATtcaaaaaatcataataataaccGTGACAGTAGCAGCAGCAACAGCAGCAtatttcatcatcatcagatgTCAAACATAAATGCTGAGTCAGCAGCTGCCATGCAGCTTTTTCTCATGAATCCACAAACCACCAGATCCCCTTCTCCTCCACCATCTACTAATTCTTCAACTCTTCACATGTTACTTCCAAATCCTTCAACAACAAATCTTCAAGGTTTTAACTCCGGAACCACCGGAGGGTCATTTGGTCAATTCACATGGGGACAAGAAGGAGCAGGAGGAGGAGCAACAAcaagtcatcatcatcatcatcatcatcaactcaACAATAACCAACCTGAGATTGCAAGTGTTGTTGAAGGACAAGGTCTTTCATTATCTTTATCTTCTTCcttacaacaacaacaacatcattcAGATGAATTAAGAATGGGTGACCCTGCTGGTTTTTTAtattacaatcaaggtggagcCGGAGGAGTAGGAACTTCTTACAAGAACATTGGTGGTGTTCATCATCATTTACAAGGAACTGGATTAGGACAAATTAATCATATTCATCATGGACATGTTGGATTTGGTTCATCATCTTCTCCTTCTTCATTAGGTGTTGTTAATGTGTTGAGAAATTCAAAGTATGTTAAAGCTGCTCAAGAATTGCTTGAAGAGTTTTGTAGTGTTGGAAGGGGTCAATTCAAGAAGAATAAATTTAGTAGACAATTATCAAACCCTAATTCAAATCAAGGCGGCGGCGGTGGCGGTGGTGGTGGTAGTGTTGGTGGtgcttcttcatcttcttcaaaagATGTTTCACCTTTGTCACCAGCTGATAGGATTGAGCATCAAAGAAGGAAGGTCAAACTTCTAACAATGCTTGACGAG GTGGACAGAAGATACAGTCATTACTGTGAACAAATGCAAATGGTAGTGAACTCATTTGACTTAGTAATGGGATATGGTGCTGCAGTTCCATACACAGCATTAGCACAAAAAGCAATGTCACGCCATTTTCGTTGTTTAAAGGATGCAATAACAGCACAGTTGAAACACAGTTGTGAGTTATTAGGAGAGAAAGATGGTGTGGGGACCTCAGGTTTGACTAAAGGAGAAACACCAAGACTTAAATTGCTTGAACAAAGTTTAAGACAACAAAGAGCGTTTCATCAAATGGGGATGATGGAACAAGAAGCTTGGAGACCACAAAGAGGTTTGCCTGAACGTTCTGTCAATATTTTGAGAGCTTGGCTTTTTGAGCATTTTCTTCACCC GTACCCTAGCGATGCAGATAAGCATCTCTTAGCAAGACAGACTGGCCTTTCCAGAAATCAG GTATCAAACTGGTTCATTAATGCTAGAGTTCGTTTGTGGAAACCCATGGTAGAAGATATGTACCAACAAGAACTTAAAGAAGCTGAAGCATCATCAGAAAGAGATGAAGAAGATCAtcaagaaaataataacaagaaTCATCAAACCAGTACAAGCAACAACAACATCACTAGTGGTCACATATCTACAACTACAAATATTGCACAAACTCCAACACcaccttcaacaacaacaacaacacaaccTACTAGTAACAACAAGAGATCCAACAACAATATTATTACTATCAATGCCAATGAAAATGACCCATCACTTACACCAATAATAAATAGTAATAGACAATTACCCTTCTCGGAAAACCAATCTGCCACCCAAAAAACCACCGTATCTGAGGTGGCGCCACCTATCTCCGATTCAATGAATATTGATGACACGTGTCGACATGGAAGCTTTGTTACAGGTGAATATGGGTCCACTTCAGCTGACACACTCATTAGATTTGGGACCACTACTTCTGGTGACGTGTCACTCACTTTAGGGCTACGTCATGCAGGAAATTTGCCAGACAAAACATCACCACCTTTCTCTCTTACAGACTTTGGaggcatttaa